The Pacificitalea manganoxidans genome contains a region encoding:
- a CDS encoding SDR family oxidoreductase has protein sequence MTQSSFPFDGAVALVTGAASGIGQALVAALQAQGVKVAGADLSAPAGPDLALALDIRSRSDWAAAADRVGETFGGADLLFNVAGICASPQPIHEVELETFQRVLDTNLVGMFHGTQVFVNQLRRTGRSAHIVNICSVCGLFSTPGYAAYAASKTATVSLSETARSDLAPLGIGVTAVCPGYVNTAIASSGQDSTSENRRRVAEIMANSMQPEEVARRIIEAVSRNLPYLLTHPEYDRVIAARAAMLDAALVTARELDAGGHPIDDVTRLGGSWL, from the coding sequence ATGACCCAAAGCTCTTTTCCCTTCGATGGCGCGGTTGCGCTTGTCACCGGCGCGGCGTCCGGCATCGGTCAGGCGCTGGTCGCCGCCCTTCAGGCCCAAGGCGTGAAGGTGGCGGGCGCCGACCTGTCGGCCCCCGCTGGCCCGGACCTCGCCCTCGCGCTCGACATACGGTCCCGTTCGGACTGGGCCGCCGCCGCCGACCGGGTCGGCGAAACCTTCGGCGGGGCCGATCTGCTGTTCAATGTCGCGGGCATATGCGCCTCGCCCCAACCCATCCATGAGGTCGAGCTGGAGACCTTCCAGCGCGTCCTCGACACCAATCTGGTGGGCATGTTCCACGGCACGCAGGTTTTCGTGAACCAGCTGCGCCGGACGGGCCGCTCGGCGCATATCGTCAATATCTGCTCGGTCTGCGGCCTGTTCTCGACCCCCGGCTATGCGGCCTATGCCGCATCCAAGACTGCCACCGTTTCGCTGAGCGAGACCGCGCGCAGCGATCTGGCCCCGCTGGGCATCGGCGTCACCGCCGTCTGCCCCGGCTACGTCAACACGGCCATCGCAAGCTCCGGTCAGGACAGCACGTCCGAGAACCGCCGACGCGTGGCCGAGATCATGGCCAATTCCATGCAGCCCGAAGAGGTGGCCCGCCGGATCATCGAGGCGGTGAGCCGCAACCTCCCCTACCTGCTGACCCATCCCGAATATGACCGCGTCATCGCCGCCCGTGCCGCCATGCTCGACGCGGCGCTCGTCACCGCGCGCGAACTCGATGCCGGGGGCCACCCCATCGACGACGTGACCCGGCTCGGGGGAAGCTGGCTATGA
- a CDS encoding TRAP transporter large permease subunit, translating into MISLRQARGGPIWFGVFLVIVVEAGMITPPLGMNIFVIQAQASDIPLIRIYQAVMPYVAGPILLCLLLVIFPAIALFLPEVLFAP; encoded by the coding sequence ATAATTAGCCTCCGGCAAGCCCGGGGCGGTCCAATCTGGTTCGGCGTGTTCCTCGTGATCGTCGTCGAGGCGGGGATGATCACGCCTCCGCTCGGCATGAACATATTCGTCATACAGGCACAGGCATCGGACATTCCGCTGATCCGAATATATCAGGCGGTCATGCCCTATGTTGCCGGGCCAATCCTGCTGTGCCTGCTTCTGGTGATCTTCCCGGCAATCGCCCTGTTCCTGCCAGAAGTGTTGTTCGCACCATGA
- a CDS encoding TRAP transporter permease has product MQENNRVLKRPYRYVYEVLAIILPIAALIYSLQLLPRFGIIIYKEQYLTLFIAICVAISFLVKPFSKSQVRETPPWYDIIGAVLALIVGGYIFLNYDEIVRSLGLITTDKVIVSVIGIVLLLEVARRHVGWTMVSVGLLALGYAYFGHYLSGMFETRVIRWDRLVTYNYLGTGAIFGTPVYVAATIVTSFVVFGQVLFLVGGGDAISDFAFALMGRRKGGPAKVAIMSSALFGSLSGSASANVATTGMLTIPMMRKVGYSPERAGAVEAVASTGGLVLPPVMAATGFLMAEFLAVPYATVAIAAAVPALLFYFCVYLQVHLEAVKASMEGADATELPDLRDAGRRMIPVAVPFAILLWTLFGWNWNPAASAFAASFATILMSLVLPSMRRPARAYVRTFVEAGEATVFIAIMCAIAGIVVGCLGLTGLGSSLSQNLIAASGGSIWLLLIFSAIGCIILGMGVPVTATYIILVILIGPAFEQLGINKMGAHMFIFYFGTLSFLTPPVCLSVFVASSIARSAPMKTALEALKLAVVAYIIPFAFVLNPAFLLQGTLVEIGAAIIGGVASVFLISAGLVGYLARRVSVVMRLVLIAIGVASFFLTGLHPAFALLPLAAIVLLYGQQKLMGGSAAGAVVGS; this is encoded by the coding sequence GTGCAAGAAAACAACAGGGTTCTGAAACGCCCGTATCGCTACGTCTACGAGGTCCTTGCTATCATCCTGCCCATCGCGGCGCTGATCTATTCGCTTCAGCTGCTGCCGCGCTTCGGCATCATCATATACAAGGAACAATACCTGACGCTGTTCATCGCGATCTGCGTCGCGATCTCGTTCCTGGTCAAACCCTTCTCCAAGTCCCAGGTCCGCGAAACGCCGCCCTGGTATGACATAATCGGGGCCGTTCTGGCGCTGATCGTCGGGGGTTACATCTTTCTGAATTACGACGAAATCGTCCGCAGCCTTGGCCTCATCACCACCGACAAGGTGATCGTCAGCGTGATCGGTATCGTCCTGCTTCTCGAAGTGGCACGCCGCCATGTCGGCTGGACCATGGTTAGCGTCGGCCTTCTGGCGCTCGGATACGCCTATTTCGGTCACTACCTGTCGGGCATGTTCGAAACCCGCGTGATCCGCTGGGACCGGCTCGTCACCTATAACTATCTCGGAACCGGGGCGATCTTCGGCACGCCGGTCTATGTCGCGGCCACCATCGTCACCAGTTTCGTGGTCTTCGGACAGGTACTGTTCCTGGTCGGTGGCGGCGATGCGATCTCTGACTTCGCCTTCGCCCTGATGGGCCGCCGCAAGGGCGGACCCGCCAAGGTCGCGATCATGTCCAGCGCGCTCTTTGGCTCGCTCTCGGGCAGCGCCTCGGCCAACGTGGCCACCACCGGGATGCTCACCATCCCGATGATGCGCAAGGTCGGATATTCGCCCGAACGGGCCGGCGCGGTCGAGGCAGTCGCCTCCACCGGCGGCCTCGTCCTGCCCCCGGTCATGGCCGCCACCGGCTTTCTCATGGCCGAGTTTCTGGCCGTTCCCTATGCCACCGTGGCCATCGCGGCGGCGGTTCCGGCGCTCCTGTTCTACTTCTGCGTCTACCTTCAGGTTCACCTCGAAGCGGTGAAAGCCAGCATGGAAGGCGCCGACGCGACCGAGCTTCCGGACCTGCGCGATGCGGGCCGCCGGATGATCCCGGTGGCGGTGCCCTTCGCGATCCTGCTCTGGACGCTCTTTGGCTGGAACTGGAACCCGGCGGCCTCGGCCTTCGCGGCCAGCTTCGCCACGATCCTGATGTCGCTGGTCCTGCCCAGCATGCGCCGCCCGGCGCGCGCCTATGTCCGCACCTTCGTGGAAGCGGGCGAAGCCACGGTGTTCATCGCGATCATGTGCGCCATTGCCGGGATCGTCGTGGGCTGCCTCGGCCTGACCGGCCTTGGGTCGAGCCTGTCGCAGAACCTCATCGCGGCCTCGGGCGGCAGCATCTGGCTGCTCCTGATCTTCTCGGCCATCGGCTGCATCATCCTCGGGATGGGGGTGCCGGTGACGGCGACCTATATCATCCTCGTGATCCTGATCGGCCCGGCCTTCGAACAGCTCGGCATCAACAAGATGGGCGCGCATATGTTCATCTTCTACTTCGGCACGCTGTCCTTCCTGACGCCGCCGGTCTGCCTGTCGGTCTTCGTGGCCTCGTCGATTGCGCGCTCCGCTCCGATGAAAACGGCGCTCGAGGCCCTGAAGCTCGCGGTGGTGGCCTATATCATCCCCTTCGCCTTCGTCCTGAACCCTGCCTTCCTTCTGCAAGGAACCCTGGTCGAGATCGGCGCGGCCATCATCGGCGGCGTGGCTTCGGTCTTCCTGATCTCGGCTGGGCTCGTCGGGTATCTGGCGCGGCGGGTGTCGGTGGTGATGCGGCTGGTCCTGATCGCAATCGGGGTGGCCAGCTTCTTCC
- a CDS encoding TAXI family TRAP transporter solute-binding subunit, with product MIFQKLTAAALGVAMLVGAAPKSAEADILVMGGNPEGSLFYAQSQAIASVIGQHTGDRVDVLPQSPTVFFPMFVSSEADLGLSSPIEANFAFRAVGPYEGANGGEGYPISTIMLGSPIRLSLVVRGSSDIQSMADLKGKRVASNYGAFAGSSITAEAALANAGLTDDDIEVVSVSSYPEGVTAVIEGRADAAVGSIGSGILQQLNAAEGARILSIDPSPEAMARSKEIGSAFVPIEVPAGIVGVDSDIHALSYATTLYGRSDLADEKVSAILETLWEHSEELKAIHPSLATWTPDRFADTAVVVPFHPAAIEFFKSKGVWTDELEARQAEISAK from the coding sequence ATGATATTCCAGAAACTGACCGCCGCAGCGCTCGGCGTTGCCATGCTTGTGGGCGCCGCGCCCAAATCCGCCGAGGCCGATATCCTCGTGATGGGCGGCAACCCGGAAGGAAGCCTGTTCTACGCGCAGTCCCAGGCTATCGCCTCGGTCATTGGCCAACATACCGGCGACCGCGTTGACGTGCTGCCGCAATCCCCGACGGTCTTCTTCCCGATGTTCGTCTCCAGCGAGGCCGATCTTGGCCTGTCGAGCCCGATCGAAGCCAACTTCGCCTTCCGCGCCGTCGGACCCTATGAAGGGGCCAATGGCGGCGAAGGGTATCCGATCTCCACGATCATGCTCGGCTCGCCGATCCGCCTGTCGCTCGTGGTGCGCGGCAGCTCGGACATCCAGAGCATGGCCGATCTGAAAGGCAAGCGCGTCGCGTCGAACTACGGCGCCTTCGCGGGGTCCTCGATCACCGCCGAAGCCGCGCTCGCCAATGCCGGCCTGACCGATGACGACATCGAAGTGGTCAGCGTCTCCAGCTATCCCGAAGGCGTGACCGCCGTGATCGAGGGCCGCGCCGACGCCGCCGTCGGCTCCATCGGCAGCGGTATCCTTCAGCAGCTCAACGCCGCCGAAGGCGCGCGCATCCTGTCGATCGACCCCTCGCCCGAAGCGATGGCCCGTTCGAAGGAAATCGGCAGCGCCTTCGTTCCGATCGAAGTGCCCGCGGGCATCGTCGGTGTCGACAGCGACATCCACGCGCTCAGCTATGCGACCACGCTCTACGGCCGCAGCGATCTGGCCGACGAAAAGGTCTCCGCGATCCTCGAGACCCTGTGGGAGCATTCCGAAGAGCTGAAGGCCATTCACCCGTCGCTCGCGACCTGGACGCCGGATCGGTTTGCCGACACCGCCGTCGTGGTCCCGTTCCACCCGGCCGCCATTGAATTCTTCAAGTCCAAGGGCGTGTGGACCGACGAGCTCGAAGCCCGTCAGGCTGAGATTTCGGCGAAATAA
- a CDS encoding SDR family NAD(P)-dependent oxidoreductase, with product MTPGQADILGVSFGGRLVVVTGGARGQGALQARHLAARGAQVIVADILEDEGRALADEIGAQFARLDVTSEADWAALQAQCGDRPLHGLVNNAGLYRPETIPDTTPEDFDLQYKVNQFGTYLGVKFAEAAMGPEGGSIVNISSLAGLHASKGIAYVGTKWAVRGMTKTAARELGPRGIRVNSVHPGIILTPMLDAWSDEDLKTRTAQVPLGRAGLPEDVVHTLLFLLSDFSRYISGAEIAIDGGLSV from the coding sequence ATGACCCCCGGCCAGGCAGACATCCTGGGCGTGTCTTTCGGCGGCCGCCTCGTGGTCGTCACCGGCGGCGCGCGCGGACAGGGTGCGCTTCAGGCCCGGCATCTCGCGGCGCGGGGCGCGCAGGTGATCGTCGCCGACATCCTTGAAGACGAGGGCCGCGCCCTCGCGGATGAGATCGGCGCGCAATTCGCCCGCCTCGACGTGACCTCGGAAGCGGACTGGGCGGCGTTGCAGGCGCAATGCGGCGACCGGCCCCTGCACGGTCTGGTGAACAATGCCGGGCTCTACCGGCCAGAAACCATCCCCGACACCACGCCCGAGGATTTCGACCTGCAATACAAGGTCAACCAGTTCGGCACCTATCTGGGCGTGAAGTTCGCCGAAGCGGCGATGGGCCCCGAAGGCGGGTCGATCGTGAACATCTCGTCGCTTGCCGGGCTGCACGCCAGCAAGGGCATTGCCTATGTCGGAACGAAGTGGGCCGTGCGCGGCATGACCAAGACCGCCGCGCGCGAACTGGGCCCGCGCGGGATCCGCGTCAACTCGGTCCATCCGGGCATCATTCTCACCCCGATGCTGGACGCCTGGAGCGACGAGGACCTGAAGACCCGCACCGCTCAGGTCCCGCTTGGTCGCGCGGGATTGCCCGAAGATGTGGTCCATACGTTGCTGTTTTTACTGTCGGATTTCAGCCGCTACATCTCGGGGGCCGAAATCGCGATTGATGGCGGGTTGTCTGTCTAG